Proteins found in one Oreochromis niloticus isolate F11D_XX linkage group LG22, O_niloticus_UMD_NMBU, whole genome shotgun sequence genomic segment:
- the LOC112843438 gene encoding adhesive plaque matrix protein isoform X5 — protein sequence MWKSSRGPNTFASHCIQLYIHLYSYTSNYTALHPSIQLYIHLYIQLYSFTSIYTSIYTALHPSIQLYIHLYIQLYSFTSTYTAIHPSIHPSIQLYIHLYIHLYSYTSSYTALHPSIHPSIQLYIHLYSFTSTYTSIYTALHPPIHPSIQLYIHLYIQLYSFTSTYTSSYTALHPPIQLYIHLYIHLYSYTSTYTSSYTALHPPIQLYIHLYIHLYSYTSTYTSIYTAIHPAIQLYIHLYIHLYSFTSIYTALHPPIHPAIQLYIHLYSYTSTYTSTYTSTYTAIHPPIHPAIQLYIHLYIHLYSYTSTYTSSYTALHPSIHPAIQLYIHLYSFTSTYTSSYTALHPPIQLYIHLYIHLYSFRSTYTSSYTALHPSIHPSIQLYIHLYIQLYSFTSTYTAIHPPIHPSIQLYIQLYSFTSSYTASYTASFTSTYTAIHPPIHPSIQLYIHLYIQLYSFTSTYTSSYTVLHPAIQPAIHPAIQPAIQLYIHLYIQLYSYTSTYTSIYTALHPPIHPPIQLYIHLYSYTSTYTSTYTALHPPIHPPIQLYINLYSYTSTYTSTYTALHPPIHPPIQLYIRLYIHLYSFTSAYTSTYTALHPPIHPPIQLYIRLYSYTSICTALHPSVQLYICLYIHLYIHLYSYTSTYACITSHVMCCRSCTS from the exons atgtggaaaagttcaagggggccgaatacttttgcaagccactgtatacagCTATACATCCATCTATACAGCTATACATCCAACTATACAGCTTTACATCCATCTATACAGCTATACATCCACCTATACATCCAGCTATACAGCTTTACATCCATCTATACATCCATCTATACAGCTTTACATCCATCTATACAGCTTTACATCCACCTATACATCCAGCTATACAGCTTTACATCCACCTATACAGCTATACATCCATCTATACATCCATCTATACAGCTATACATCCACCTATACATCCATCTATACAGCTATACATCCAGCTATACAGCTTTACATCCATCTATACATCCATCTATACAGCTTTACATCCATCTATACAGCTTTACATCCACCTATACATCCATCTATACAGCTTTACATCCACCTATACATCCATCTATACAGCTTTACATCCACCTATACATCCAGCTATACAGCTTTACATCCACCTATACATCCAGCTATACAGCTTTACATCCACCTATACAGCTATACATCCATCTATACATCCATCTATACAGCTATACATCCACCTATACATCCAGCTATACAGCTTTACATCCACCTATACAGCTATACATCCATCTATACATCCATCTATACAGCTATACATCCACCTATACATCCATCTATACAGCTATACATCCAGCTATACAGCTTTACATCCATCTATACATCCATCTATACAGCTTTACATCCATCTATACAGCTTTACATCCACCTATAC ATCCAGCTATACAGCTTTACATCCACCTATACAGCTATACATCCACCTATACATCCACCTATACATCCACCTATACAGCTATACATCCACCTATACATCCAGCTATACAGCTTTACATCCACCTATACATCCATCTATACAGCTATACATCCACCTATACATCCAGCTATACAGCTTTACATCCATCTATACATCCAGCTATACAGCTTTACATCCATCTATACAGCTTTACATCCACCTATACATCCAGCTATACAGCTTTACATCCACCTATACAGCTATAC ATCCATCTATACATCCATCTATACAGCTTTAGATCCACCTATACATCCAGCTATACAGCTTTACATCCATCTATACATCCATCTATACAGCTTTAC ATCCACCTATACATCCAGCTATACAGCTTTACATCCACCTATACAGCTATACATCCACCTATACATCCATCTATACAGCTATACATCCAGCTATACAGTTTTACATCCAGCTATACAGCCAGCTATACAGCCAGCTTTACATCCACCTATACAGCTATACATCCACCTATACATCCATCTATACAGCTATACATCCACCTATACATCCAGCTATACAGTTTTACATCCACCTATACATCCAGCTATACAGTTTTACATCCAGCTATACAGCCAGCTATACATCCAGCTATACAGCCAGCTATACAGCTATACATCCACCTATACATCCAGCTATACAGCTATACATCCACCTATACATCCATCTATACAGCTTTACATCCACCTATACATCCACCTATACAGCTTTACATCCACCTATACAGCTATACATCCACCTATACATCCACCTATACAGCTTTACATCCACCTATACATCCACCTATACAGCTTTACATCAACCTATACAGCTATACATCCACCTATACATCCACCTATACAGCTTTACATCCACCTATACATCCACCTATACAGCTTTACATCCGCCTATACATCCACCTATACAGCTTTACATCCGCCTATACATCCACCTATACAGCTTTACATCCGCCTATACATCCACCTATACAGCTATACATCCGCCTATACAGCTATACATCCATCTGTACAGCTTTACATCCATCTGTACAGCTATACATTTGCCTATACATCCATCTATACATCCATCTTTACAGCTATACATCCACCTATGCATGCATCACGTCACATGTCATGTGTTGCCGGTCGTGCACCTCTTGA
- the LOC112843438 gene encoding adhesive plaque matrix protein isoform X4, whose translation MWKSSRGPNTFASHCIQLYIHLYSYTSNYTALHPSIQLYIHLYIQLYSFTSIYTSIYTALHPSIQLYIHLYIHLYSFTSTYTSIYTALHPPIHPSIQLYIHLYIQLYSFTSTYTSSYTALHPPIQLYIHLYIHLYSYTSTYTSSYTALHPPIQLYIHLYIHLYSYTSTYTSIYTAIHPAIQLYIHLYIHLYSFTSIYTALHPPIHPSIQLYIHLYIQLYSFTSTYTSIYTALHPSIQLYIHLYIQLYSFTSSYTALHPPIQLYIHLYIHLYIHLYSYTSTYTSSYTALHPPIHPSIQLYIHLYIQLYSFTSIYTSSYTALHPSIQLYIHLYIQLYSFTSTYTAIHPSIQLYIHLYIHLYSYTSTYTSSYTALHPSIHPAIQLYIHLYSFTSTYTSSYTALHPPIQLYIHLYIHLYSFRSTYTSSYTALHPSIHPSIQLYIHLYIQLYSFTSTYTAIHPPIHPSIQLYIQLYSFTSSYTASYTASFTSTYTAIHPPIHPSIQLYIHLYIQLYSFTSTYTSSYTVLHPAIQPAIHPAIQPAIQLYIHLYIQLYSYTSTYTSIYTALHPPIHPPIQLYIHLYSYTSTYTSTYTALHPPIHPPIQLYINLYSYTSTYTSTYTALHPPIHPPIQLYIRLYIHLYSFTSAYTSTYTALHPPIHPPIQLYIRLYSYTSICTALHPSVQLYICLYIHLYIHLYSYTSTYACITSHVMCCRSCTS comes from the exons atgtggaaaagttcaagggggccgaatacttttgcaagccactgtatacagCTATACATCCATCTATACAGCTATACATCCAACTATACAGCTTTACATCCATCTATACAGCTATACATCCACCTATACATCCAGCTATACAGCTTTACATCCATCTATACATCCATCTATACAGCTTTACATCCATCTATACAGCTTTACATCCACCTATAC ATCCATCTATACAGCTTTACATCCACCTATACATCCATCTATACAGCTTTACATCCACCTATACATCCATCTATACAGCTTTACATCCACCTATACATCCAGCTATACAGCTTTACATCCACCTATACATCCAGCTATACAGCTTTACATCCACCTATACAGCTATACATCCATCTATACATCCATCTATACAGCTATACATCCACCTATACATCCAGCTATACAGCTTTACATCCACCTATACAGCTATACATCCATCTATACATCCATCTATACAGCTATACATCCACCTATACATCCATCTATACAGCTATACATCCAGCTATACAGCTTTACATCCATCTATACATCCATCTATACAGCTTTACATCCATCTATACAGCTTTACATCCACCTATACATCCATCTATACAGCTTTACATCCACCTATACATCCAGCTATACAGCTTTACATCCACCTATACATCCATCTATACAGCTTTACATCCATCTATACAGCTTTACATCCACCTATACATCCAGCTATACAGCTTTACATCCAGCTATACAGCTTTACATCCACCTATACAGCTATACATCCACCTATACATCCACCTATACATCCACCTATACAGCTATACATCCACCTATACATCCAGCTATACAGCTTTACATCCACCTATACATCCATCTATACAGCTATACATCCACCTATACATCCAGCTATACAGCTTTACATCCATCTATACATCCAGCTATACAGCTTTACATCCATCTATACAGCTTTACATCCACCTATACATCCAGCTATACAGCTTTACATCCACCTATACAGCTATACATCCATCTATACAGCTATACATCCACCTATACATCCATCTATACAGCTATACATCCACCTATACATCCAGCTATACAGCTTTACATCCATCTATACATCCAGCTATACAGCTTTACATCCATCTATACAGCTTTACATCCACCTATACATCCAGCTATACAGCTTTACATCCACCTATACAGCTATACATCCATCTATACATCCATCTATACAGCTTTAGATCCACCTATACATCCAGCTATACAGCTTTACATCCATCTATACATCCATCTATACAGCTTTAC ATCCACCTATACATCCAGCTATACAGCTTTACATCCACCTATACAGCTATACATCCACCTATACATCCATCTATACAGCTATACATCCAGCTATACAGTTTTACATCCAGCTATACAGCCAGCTATACAGCCAGCTTTACATCCACCTATACAGCTATACATCCACCTATACATCCATCTATACAGCTATACATCCACCTATACATCCAGCTATACAGTTTTACATCCACCTATACATCCAGCTATACAGTTTTACATCCAGCTATACAGCCAGCTATACATCCAGCTATACAGCCAGCTATACAGCTATACATCCACCTATACATCCAGCTATACAGCTATACATCCACCTATACATCCATCTATACAGCTTTACATCCACCTATACATCCACCTATACAGCTTTACATCCACCTATACAGCTATACATCCACCTATACATCCACCTATACAGCTTTACATCCACCTATACATCCACCTATACAGCTTTACATCAACCTATACAGCTATACATCCACCTATACATCCACCTATACAGCTTTACATCCACCTATACATCCACCTATACAGCTTTACATCCGCCTATACATCCACCTATACAGCTTTACATCCGCCTATACATCCACCTATACAGCTTTACATCCGCCTATACATCCACCTATACAGCTATACATCCGCCTATACAGCTATACATCCATCTGTACAGCTTTACATCCATCTGTACAGCTATACATTTGCCTATACATCCATCTATACATCCATCTTTACAGCTATACATCCACCTATGCATGCATCACGTCACATGTCATGTGTTGCCGGTCGTGCACCTCTTGA
- the LOC112843438 gene encoding adhesive plaque matrix protein isoform X3 yields MWKSSRGPNTFASHCIQLYIHLYSYTSNYTALHPSIQLYIHLYIQLYSFTSIYTSIYTALHPSIQLYIHLYIQLYSFTSTYTAIHPSIHPSIQLYIHLYIHLYSYTSSYTALHPSIHPSIQLYIHLYSFTSTYTSIYTALHPPIHPSIQLYIHLYIQLYSFTSTYTSSYTALHPPIQLYIHLYIHLYSYTSTYTSSYTALHPPIQLYIHLYIHLYSYTSTYTSIYTAIHPAIQLYIHLYIHLYSFTSIYTALHPPIHPAIQLYIHLYSYTSTYTSTYTSTYTAIHPPIHPAIQLYIHLYIHLYSYTSTYTSSYTALHPSIHPAIQLYIHLYSFTSTYTSSYTALHPPIQLYIHLYSYTSTYTSIYTAIHPPIHPAIQLYIHLYIQLYSFTSIYTALHPPIHPAIQLYIHLYSYTSIYTSIYTALDPPIHPAIQLYIHLYIHLYSFTSIYTSIYTALHPPIHPAIQLYIHLYSYTSTYTSIYTAIHPAIQFYIQLYSQLYSQLYIHLYSYTSTYTSIYTAIHPPIHPAIQFYIHLYIQLYSFTSSYTASYTSSYTASYTAIHPPIHPAIQLYIHLYIHLYSFTSTYTSTYTALHPPIQLYIHLYIHLYSFTSTYTSTYTALHPPIHPPIQLYIRLYIHLYSFTSAYTSTYTALHPPIHPPIQLYIRLYSYTSICTALHPSVQLYICLYIHLYIHLYSYTSTYACITSHVMCCRSCTS; encoded by the exons atgtggaaaagttcaagggggccgaatacttttgcaagccactgtatacagCTATACATCCATCTATACAGCTATACATCCAACTATACAGCTTTACATCCATCTATACAGCTATACATCCACCTATACATCCAGCTATACAGCTTTACATCCATCTATACATCCATCTATACAGCTTTACATCCATCTATACAGCTTTACATCCACCTATACATCCAGCTATACAGCTTTACATCCACCTATACAGCTATACATCCATCTATACATCCATCTATACAGCTATACATCCACCTATACATCCATCTATACAGCTATACATCCAGCTATACAGCTTTACATCCATCTATACATCCATCTATACAGCTTTACATCCATCTATACAGCTTTACATCCACCTATACATCCATCTATACAGCTTTACATCCACCTATACATCCATCTATACAGCTTTACATCCACCTATACATCCAGCTATACAGCTTTACATCCACCTATACATCCAGCTATACAGCTTTACATCCACCTATACAGCTATACATCCATCTATACATCCATCTATACAGCTATACATCCACCTATACATCCAGCTATACAGCTTTACATCCACCTATACAGCTATACATCCATCTATACATCCATCTATACAGCTATACATCCACCTATACATCCATCTATACAGCTATACATCCAGCTATACAGCTTTACATCCATCTATACATCCATCTATACAGCTTTACATCCATCTATACAGCTTTACATCCACCTATAC ATCCAGCTATACAGCTTTACATCCACCTATACAGCTATACATCCACCTATACATCCACCTATACATCCACCTATACAGCTATACATCCACCTATACATCCAGCTATACAGCTTTACATCCACCTATACATCCATCTATACAGCTATACATCCACCTATACATCCAGCTATACAGCTTTACATCCATCTATACATCCAGCTATACAGCTTTACATCCATCTATACAGCTTTACATCCACCTATACATCCAGCTATACAGCTTTACATCCACCTATACAGCTATACATCCATCTATACAGCTATACATCCACCTATACATCCATCTATACAGCTATACATCCACCTATACATCCAGCTATACAGCTTTACATCCATCTATACATCCAGCTATACAGCTTTACATCCATCTATACAGCTTTACATCCACCTATACATCCAGCTATACAGCTTTACATCCACCTATACAGCTATACATCCATCTATACATCCATCTATACAGCTTTAGATCCACCTATACATCCAGCTATACAGCTTTACATCCATCTATACATCCATCTATACAGCTTTACATCCATCTATACATCCATCTATACAGCTTTACATCCACCTATACATCCAGCTATACAGCTTTACATCCACCTATACAGCTATACATCCACCTATACATCCATCTATACAGCTATACATCCAGCTATACAGTTTTACATCCAGCTATACAGCCAGCTATACAGCCAGCTTTACATCCACCTATACAGCTATACATCCACCTATACATCCATCTATACAGCTATACATCCACCTATACATCCAGCTATACAGTTTTACATCCACCTATACATCCAGCTATACAGTTTTACATCCAGCTATACAGCCAGCTATACATCCAGCTATACAGCCAGCTATACAGCTATACATCCACCTATACATCCAGCTATACAGCTATACATCCACCTATACATCCATCTATACAGCTTTACATCCACCTATACATCCACCTATACAGCTTTACATCCACCTATACAGCTATACATCCACCTATACATCCACCTATACAGCTTTACATCCACCTATACATCCACCTATACAGCTTTAC ATCCACCTATACATCCACCTATACAGCTTTACATCCGCCTATACATCCACCTATACAGCTTTACATCCGCCTATACATCCACCTATACAGCTTTACATCCGCCTATACATCCACCTATACAGCTATACATCCGCCTATACAGCTATACATCCATCTGTACAGCTTTACATCCATCTGTACAGCTATACATTTGCCTATACATCCATCTATACATCCATCTTTACAGCTATACATCCACCTATGCATGCATCACGTCACATGTCATGTGTTGCCGGTCGTGCACCTCTTGA
- the LOC112843438 gene encoding adhesive plaque matrix protein isoform X6 translates to MWKSSRGPNTFASHCIQLYIHLYSYTSNYTALHPSIQLYIHLYIQLYSFTSIYTSIYTALHPSIQLYIHLYIQLYSFTSTYTAIHPSIHPSIQLYIHLYIHLYSYTSSYTALHPSIHPSIQLYIHLYSFTSTYTSIYTALHPPIHPSIQLYIHLYIQLYSFTSTYTSSYTALHPPIQLYIHLYIHLYSYTSTYTSSYTALHPSIHPSIQLYIHLYSFTSTYTSSYTALHPPIQLYIHLYSYTSTYTSIYTAIHPPIHPAIQLYIHLYIQLYSFTSIYTALHPPIHPAIQLYIHLYSYTSIYTSIYTALDPPIHPAIQLYIHLYIHLYSFTSIYTSIYTALHPPIHPAIQLYIHLYSYTSTYTSIYTAIHPAIQFYIQLYSQLYSQLYIHLYSYTSTYTSIYTAIHPPIHPAIQFYIHLYIQLYSFTSSYTASYTSSYTASYTAIHPPIHPAIQLYIHLYIHLYSFTSTYTSTYTALHPPIQLYIHLYIHLYSFTSTYTSTYTALHPPIHPPIQLYIRLYIHLYSFTSAYTSTYTALHPPIHPPIQLYIRLYSYTSICTALHPSVQLYICLYIHLYIHLYSYTSTYACITSHVMCCRSCTS, encoded by the exons atgtggaaaagttcaagggggccgaatacttttgcaagccactgtatacagCTATACATCCATCTATACAGCTATACATCCAACTATACAGCTTTACATCCATCTATACAGCTATACATCCACCTATACATCCAGCTATACAGCTTTACATCCATCTATACATCCATCTATACAGCTTTACATCCATCTATACAGCTTTACATCCACCTATACATCCAGCTATACAGCTTTACATCCACCTATACAGCTATACATCCATCTATACATCCATCTATACAGCTATACATCCACCTATACATCCATCTATACAGCTATACATCCAGCTATACAGCTTTACATCCATCTATACATCCATCTATACAGCTTTACATCCATCTATACAGCTTTACATCCACCTATACATCCATCTATACAGCTTTACATCCACCTATACATCCATCTATACAGCTTTACATCCACCTATACATCCAGCTATACAGCTTTACATCCACCTATACATCCAGCTATACAGCTTTACATCCACCTATACAGCTATACATCCATCTATACATCCATCTATACAGCTATACATCCACCTATAC ATCCAGCTATACAGCTTTACATCCATCTATACATCCATCTATACAGCTTTACATCCATCTATACAGCTTTACATCCACCTATAC ATCCAGCTATACAGCTTTACATCCACCTATACAGCTATACATCCATCTATACAGCTATACATCCACCTATACATCCATCTATACAGCTATACATCCACCTATACATCCAGCTATACAGCTTTACATCCATCTATACATCCAGCTATACAGCTTTACATCCATCTATACAGCTTTACATCCACCTATACATCCAGCTATACAGCTTTACATCCACCTATACAGCTATACATCCATCTATACATCCATCTATACAGCTTTAGATCCACCTATACATCCAGCTATACAGCTTTACATCCATCTATACATCCATCTATACAGCTTTACATCCATCTATACATCCATCTATACAGCTTTACATCCACCTATACATCCAGCTATACAGCTTTACATCCACCTATACAGCTATACATCCACCTATACATCCATCTATACAGCTATACATCCAGCTATACAGTTTTACATCCAGCTATACAGCCAGCTATACAGCCAGCTTTACATCCACCTATACAGCTATACATCCACCTATACATCCATCTATACAGCTATACATCCACCTATACATCCAGCTATACAGTTTTACATCCACCTATACATCCAGCTATACAGTTTTACATCCAGCTATACAGCCAGCTATACATCCAGCTATACAGCCAGCTATACAGCTATACATCCACCTATACATCCAGCTATACAGCTATACATCCACCTATACATCCATCTATACAGCTTTACATCCACCTATACATCCACCTATACAGCTTTACATCCACCTATACAGCTATACATCCACCTATACATCCACCTATACAGCTTTACATCCACCTATACATCCACCTATACAGCTTTAC ATCCACCTATACATCCACCTATACAGCTTTACATCCGCCTATACATCCACCTATACAGCTTTACATCCGCCTATACATCCACCTATACAGCTTTACATCCGCCTATACATCCACCTATACAGCTATACATCCGCCTATACAGCTATACATCCATCTGTACAGCTTTACATCCATCTGTACAGCTATACATTTGCCTATACATCCATCTATACATCCATCTTTACAGCTATACATCCACCTATGCATGCATCACGTCACATGTCATGTGTTGCCGGTCGTGCACCTCTTGA
- the LOC112843438 gene encoding adhesive plaque matrix protein isoform X2, with amino-acid sequence MWKSSRGPNTFASHCIQLYIHLYSYTSNYTALHPSIQLYIHLYIQLYSFTSIYTSIYTALHPSIQLYIHLYIQLYSFTSTYTAIHPSIHPSIQLYIHLYIHLYSYTSSYTALHPSIHPSIQLYIHLYSFTSTYTSSYTALHPPIQLYIHLYIHLYSYTSTYTSSYTALHPPIQLYIHLYIHLYSYTSTYTSIYTAIHPAIQLYIHLYIHLYSFTSIYTALHPPIHPSIQLYIHLYIQLYSFTSTYTSIYTALHPSIQLYIHLYIQLYSFTSSYTALHPPIQLYIHLYIHLYIHLYSYTSTYTSSYTALHPPIHPSIQLYIHLYIQLYSFTSIYTSSYTALHPSIQLYIHLYIQLYSFTSTYTAIHPSIQLYIHLYIHLYSYTSTYTSSYTALHPSIHPAIQLYIHLYSFTSTYTSSYTALHPPIQLYIHLYIHLYSFRSTYTSSYTALHPSIHPSIQLYIHLYIQLYSFTSTYTAIHPPIHPSIQLYIQLYSFTSSYTASYTASFTSTYTAIHPPIHPSIQLYIHLYIQLYSFTSTYTSSYTVLHPAIQPAIHPAIQPAIQLYIHLYIQLYSYTSTYTSIYTALHPPIHPPIQLYIHLYSYTSTYTSTYTALHPPIHPPIQLYINLYSYTSTYTSTYTALHPPIHPPIQLYIRLYIHLYSFTSAYTSTYTALHPPIHPPIQLYIRLYSYTSICTALHPSVQLYICLYIHLYIHLYSYTSTYACITSHVMCCRSCTS; translated from the exons atgtggaaaagttcaagggggccgaatacttttgcaagccactgtatacagCTATACATCCATCTATACAGCTATACATCCAACTATACAGCTTTACATCCATCTATACAGCTATACATCCACCTATACATCCAGCTATACAGCTTTACATCCATCTATACATCCATCTATACAGCTTTACATCCATCTATACAGCTTTACATCCACCTATACATCCAGCTATACAGCTTTACATCCACCTATACAGCTATACATCCATCTATACATCCATCTATACAGCTATACATCCACCTATACATCCATCTATACAGCTATACATCCAGCTATACAGCTTTACATCCATCTATACATCCATCTATACAGCTTTACATCCATCTATACAGCTTTACATCCACCTATAC ATCCAGCTATACAGCTTTACATCCACCTATACAGCTATACATCCATCTATACATCCATCTATACAGCTATACATCCACCTATACATCCAGCTATACAGCTTTACATCCACCTATACAGCTATACATCCATCTATACATCCATCTATACAGCTATACATCCACCTATACATCCATCTATACAGCTATACATCCAGCTATACAGCTTTACATCCATCTATACATCCATCTATACAGCTTTACATCCATCTATACAGCTTTACATCCACCTATACATCCATCTATACAGCTTTACATCCACCTATACATCCAGCTATACAGCTTTACATCCACCTATACATCCATCTATACAGCTTTACATCCATCTATACAGCTTTACATCCACCTATACATCCAGCTATACAGCTTTACATCCAGCTATACAGCTTTACATCCACCTATACAGCTATACATCCACCTATACATCCACCTATACATCCACCTATACAGCTATACATCCACCTATACATCCAGCTATACAGCTTTACATCCACCTATACATCCATCTATACAGCTATACATCCACCTATACATCCAGCTATACAGCTTTACATCCATCTATACATCCAGCTATACAGCTTTACATCCATCTATACAGCTTTACATCCACCTATACATCCAGCTATACAGCTTTACATCCACCTATACAGCTATACATCCATCTATACAGCTATACATCCACCTATACATCCATCTATACAGCTATACATCCACCTATACATCCAGCTATACAGCTTTACATCCATCTATACATCCAGCTATACAGCTTTACATCCATCTATACAGCTTTACATCCACCTATACATCCAGCTATACAGCTTTACATCCACCTATACAGCTATACATCCATCTATACATCCATCTATACAGCTTTAGATCCACCTATACATCCAGCTATACAGCTTTACATCCATCTATACATCCATCTATACAGCTTTAC ATCCACCTATACATCCAGCTATACAGCTTTACATCCACCTATACAGCTATACATCCACCTATACATCCATCTATACAGCTATACATCCAGCTATACAGTTTTACATCCAGCTATACAGCCAGCTATACAGCCAGCTTTACATCCACCTATACAGCTATACATCCACCTATACATCCATCTATACAGCTATACATCCACCTATACATCCAGCTATACAGTTTTACATCCACCTATACATCCAGCTATACAGTTTTACATCCAGCTATACAGCCAGCTATACATCCAGCTATACAGCCAGCTATACAGCTATACATCCACCTATACATCCAGCTATACAGCTATACATCCACCTATACATCCATCTATACAGCTTTACATCCACCTATACATCCACCTATACAGCTTTACATCCACCTATACAGCTATACATCCACCTATACATCCACCTATACAGCTTTACATCCACCTATACATCCACCTATACAGCTTTACATCAACCTATACAGCTATACATCCACCTATACATCCACCTATACAGCTTTACATCCACCTATACATCCACCTATACAGCTTTACATCCGCCTATACATCCACCTATACAGCTTTACATCCGCCTATACATCCACCTATACAGCTTTACATCCGCCTATACATCCACCTATACAGCTATACATCCGCCTATACAGCTATACATCCATCTGTACAGCTTTACATCCATCTGTACAGCTATACATTTGCCTATACATCCATCTATACATCCATCTTTACAGCTATACATCCACCTATGCATGCATCACGTCACATGTCATGTGTTGCCGGTCGTGCACCTCTTGA